The Palaeococcus ferrophilus DSM 13482 nucleotide sequence AAATGGCCATCGGTGCCATCTGGTTGCTCATTTTTGTGGCATCACACTTAAAAGTCAGCGGTGTGAGGGGGATATGGTGAAGGCAAGATGATCATAGCAAAACCCTGCACTACCATGAGGGGCCTCGTGATTCAGCCCTACTCCTGGGACAGGGAGGTGAAGGTTGATCTGGGGAAGACCGCCGAGTGCCTGGGGAAGAAAGGCGTGGAGGTCAAAAAGCTCATCCCCAAGATGATGCTGATAGTGGAGATGGAGGGTTATGAGCTCAGCGTCTATCCGAGCGGGAAGATCATAATAAAGCTCCTCGACGACATGGAAATGGGAAAAAAGATTTCAAGGGAAGTTTTCGACTGCGCCGGAATTCTGGAGGTCGTTGAGGGCTAATCACCGGTGGGCGAATATCGCCACCACCTTCTCCCCAACCTCGTCTATCCTGACGAAGCCGAAGCGCTCGAACTGGACCACCTCGTCAACCTTAACGTCGGCATCGCTCTCGAGGAGGCCTTCTCTGATGATCAGCTCGTCCCCTTCCGGAACGAGGACTTCGCAGGGCTTTCCTTCCGTCACCCAGTGAACCATCCTCCAACGGTTCTCCCTGGCAACCTCGTACTCAACGCTGTGGAAGCGCGCCTTAATTCCCTCCTCGCTCGCCTCGAGGATTTCGACGTTGAAGAGGTCCTTAAGGCGGACGAAGTTCCCGGGCTTGAAGAGTTCCATGTCGTCCTTTGAGACGTAGAGGGGTTTGCCCGGCTCGAACTTGAGCCTCCTCTTACCTCTCTCCGGGTGGTCGGGGTGGAGGGGTATCTCGGCAACGAACTCCCTGGCGCCTTCAATGTACATCGGAATTGGATCGGCGACGAAGAAGTAGCGGTTGGCTATAGGCTCGATTATTCTCCTGTTTATGGCCGCTAGGTTGTCCCAGCTTATTGTGGTGTCGCTCGTCTTGAGGCCAACTTCGACTATAAGCTCCCTTATCGCTTCAGGCCTTATGCCGCGCCTCTTTAGGGCCCTTATTGTTCCAAGGCGCGGGTCGTCCCACCCGAGGTATTTGCCCTCCTCGATTCCCTTCCTGGTCTTCGACTTGCTCAGGACAACGCCCTCTATGCTGAGCCTTCCGTGGTGGACCGCCACGGGGTACTCCCAGCCGAGGTACTCGTAGAGGTAGCGCTGCCTCGTCTCGTTCTCGGCGTGCTCCTGCCCGCGGAAGATGTGGGTAACGCCAAGCTCGTGGTCATCTATGGCAGAGGCGAAGTTGTAGAGGGGCCACACGCGGTATTTGTTTCCGGTCCTCGGGTGGTTGGGCTCGTCAATGATCCTGAGGGCAGGCCAGTCCCTAACTGCCGGATTTGGATGCTTGAGGTCGGTCTTTATCCTGACGACGGCCTCGCCCTCTTTGTACTCTCCGTTGAGCATCTTCCTCCAGCGCTCGAGCTGCACTTCAGGGGGCTCCTCGCGGTGGGGGCAGGCAACACCCTTATCCCTAAGCTCGCGGAATTTCTCGGGTTTACAGGTGCACACGTAGGCCCTACCCATTTCAAGGAGCTTCTCGGCGTAGGAGTAGTAGAGCTCGAGCCTGTCGCTGGCTATGTGAATCTCGTCCGGCCTCATTCCAAGCCACTCGAGGTCCTCCTTTATCCACTCGTAGAACTTCGGCTCGGGCCGCTTGACCTTTGGGTCTGTGTCGTCGAAGCGGAGGATGAACTTTCCGCCGTAGAGCCTCGCGTACTCATGGCTGAGAATAGCGGCCCTAGCGTTCCCGAGGTGGAAGACACCGTCCGGATTGGGGGCGAAGCGCGTAACGACCTTACCCTTCTCCGCCCTCGGAAGGGGCGGGAGGCCCTTCTTCTCCTCCTTCTTCTCCTTTTTGGCCTCAAAGAACTCCGGATAAATTTCCCTCAGCTTTGCCTCCTGTTCTTCAAGCGAGAGGGCGTTCACCTTCTCAACGACCTCGTTCACGAGGGGGATTATCTCCCTCGCCCTGGGCCTGAGCTCGGGGTTCTCTCCGAGAACCTTCCCTATGACCGCCTTGGGGTTGGCCTTTCCATTGTGGGTGTATGCGTTGATGAGCGCGTACTTAAGGATAATCTCCTCCATTTCCATCACCTAAAGGGTGGAAAGAAGGGGGAAGTTATAAAGGTTGCCCAGAAGGGAAAGAAAAGGGAACCTCACTCGGCGAAGGTGAGGATTTTGAGGTCTATGGGCCTCCTGACGACGTTGGCCTTCCTGGCTCCAACAAGGTACTTGACGCCCTTCTCGCTGACTATGTCAATGAGGCGCTGGGTTATGATGCCGTTGAAGATAACGGCGTTTATGCCCTCCTTTTCCCCGAGGGTCGAGAGGAGATCCCTAACGGGCACTTCCGCGACAACATCGCCGTTCTCACCGAGCAGTATGGCGGAACCGTTGGACTTGACCTTCTCTATGAAGTCGCTGAACCTGTTGAGTTCTCCCGAGGGAGCCCTCTGAATGGGCTTAACTATCCTTTCCTCCCTCTTGGGCTCGGGCTTCGGCTGGGGCTTGGGCTCCTCCCTGGGGGCCATCTTCACGGGCTGAGCCGGCTGGGGCTGGATGAGAGGCCTTGCCTCCTTCTCCTCCCTCTCCCTGTTCTTTTCGCGCATTACCTCGTAGAAGTCCTTGCCCTTGTAGAATATCTCGTTTATGACCTGCTCCGCTGGAACCTTGCTCCTGAGCGACTTCACTATCTCCTTCTTCGTGAGCTCCTCAACCTCCTTGCCCTGCGGGGCCCTCGCCACGTAGTCCACATCCGCGACCTGGAGGAGTTCCTTGAGGATGAGCTCGCCGCCGCGGTCTCCGTCGGTGAAGGCGGTAACGATTCTCTCCTTGCTGAGCTTTATGATGGTCTCTGGGATGGAGGTGCCCTCGACGGCTATGGCGTTCTTTATGCCGTGCTTGAGGAGGTTGAGAACGTCCGCCCTTCCCTCAACGACTATGATTGAGTCGGAGAACGGCACGTGTGGGCCGGCCGGGAGCTTCTCAGGACCGAATTCTATGAGCTCCTTCGCCCTTACCGCTTTCTTGACCTCATCGGTGAGCTCCTGGCTCTCGGGTATCTCCTGCTGCATCATTCCCTCGAGTATCTCCTTGGCCCTCTCGACGATGTACTTCCTCTTGGTTGCCCTGACGTCCTCTATGCGTATGACCCTTATCCTCGCCTCTGCGGGGCCAACGCGATCTATAGTTTCTAGCGCAGCCGCCAGAATCGCCGTTTCAACCCTATCCAGGCTTGAGGGAACGGTTATAGTTCCGTAGGTTTTTCCAGCTTTTGTGTGAACGTCTACTTTAATCCTCCCTATCCTTCCGGTTTTCTGGAGCTCCCTTAAATCCAAATCGTCCCCAAGGAGCCCCTCAGTCTGGCCAAAAATAGCTCCAACAACATCGGGCCTTTCAACAACACCGTTGGCCTCAAACTCAGCATAAACAACGTATTTTGTGGTTCCGAATTCGTCCTTTCCAGCCATGTTACCACCTTCCTTCCTTCTTGCGTGTTTCGCCGTCTTTTCAATAAGGTGCTGCACTACCACTTTCTTTCGCTTCATTGAAATCCCTCCGAAGGGGGTCAGAAACGGGAAACGACTTTTTCGTAAAGGCCCGCCAGCTCCTCAATGCCCTTGATGTCCTTTCTGGCGATTCTCTTGAGCTCTTCCCTGGTTTCGGTGTCCACACGGCACTTATAGCCCTCAAGATAGCGGGCCAGCTTCCTGGCCAGCTCTTCACCCTTCCTATCCAGATCCGTTAATATCATGACTTCGTGATACTGTGAAGCGATTAAAGCTACTTCGGCCAGCGGTAAGCGGGAGAGCCTTATTATTCCCGTTTCGACCCCCAAATTCCGTAATGCCACCTCGTCTCGCCGTCCTTCGACGATGATAACTCCACCAAAGTCTCGCAATTTGCCTATAAGGCACTCAAATCTTTTATAGTTTTCGGGCAACATGCCCATCAATAGATGGGGGTGGAGGTGAGCTTATAAACCTTATCCCCCAGAGAGGTAAAGCCCATCAGTCAAGCCTCTCCTTAAACCCGGACATGTCCACGCCCTTTTCAACTCCAAGGAGGTAGAGAACAAGTTTTCGGTCCAGAGCGCCGTACCTCTTGGAAAACTCCTCAAGCTCCTCCAGCACGTCCTCGGCACTCCACCCAAGGGAGCGGGCTATGTGCTCAACCATCTCATCGAATACGTCAACGGGCCCCTCCGCCCTCTCCGCGTGAACCACCAGCAGGTCGTCCCTCTCCTCAATTACGCCCTTCTCAACGGCCTTTGCGATAAGCTCCTTGGCCTCGGCGGGTGTCATGGCCTTGAGCCTGAAGGAGAGGATTGCCACGAGTTCCCTCTTCTGGAACTCGTTAGAGCCCTTCAGGGTTACGGCATCCTTAAGGACTTCCACACTTCCACCCTATTCCTCTCGGAACGGAAGAATAAAACCTTTATGGAAAGAGGGGGAGTTGAATATGGTGATATCATGCAGCGCACGCACAGGCTCACCTCTCCGGAGCTCGTTGGAAAACCCGTGAAAGTCGGGCCACCCGAGGCCGAGGTGGAACTTTTAACGACCGAAGAGATGGCCGTTGACGAGTACGGACTTGTTCACGGCGGCTTCACCTTCGGACTGGCCGACTACGCGGCGATGCTCGCTGTGAACGAGCCCACCGTCGTCCTCGGAAAGGCCGAGGTGAAGTTCCTCAAGCCGGTTAAGGTCGGGGAGAAGCTGAGGGCAAGGGCGAAAATCGGGGAAGACCTCGGAAGGAAGAAGCTTGTGAATGCCGAGGTGCTCAACGAAGCCGGAGAGAAGGTGTTCGAGGGGACTTTCCACTGCTACGTCCTGGAGAAGCACGTGCTCGAGTGACCCAAAATTTTTTATCCCACAATATCGAATTTCGATATCGGTGTTCGATATGATGAAACGCGTGATCCTGGGCTTCATGGGGATTCACGTACTCCACCACGCCAGCAAAGGGGAAGTCACGGGAAAGTTCATGATGGAGGAGCTGGGGAGGCACGGCTATAAAACGAGCCCGGGAACTATATACCCCCTCCTCCACAGGATGGAGGATATGGGACTCCTGAGGAGCAGAACCGAGGTGAGGAACGGCAGGCGCGTGCGCCTCTACAGGGCTACACCGAAAGGGGAGAGGCTCCTCGAAGAGGCCAAGGAGAGGATTAGGGAGCTGTGCACTGAGATTCTGGGGGAGTGAAGGATGGAGAACGGAGAGAAAGGTGAAACCGGGAGGAAAATCTTCGGAATCAGCTGGAACGTCTTTCTACTTGGAATAGTCAGCTTCCTGAACGACATGAGCAGCGAGATGATAAACCCCATAGTGCCCAGCTATCTGACGAACGTGCTGAAGGAGGGCCAGCTCGTCAGCGGCTCCGTGATGGGCGCGATTGAGAGCATGAGCTCCCTCTTCAAGGTGGCCTTTGGATACGTTAGCGATCACTTCAGGAAAAGAAAGGCGTTCGTGTTCGCTGGCTACGCGCTCTCGACCCTCGCCAAAGGAACCTTAGCCTTCACCCGCTCCTGGTGGGATTTTTTGAGTCTCAGGGCCCTCGACAGGGTCGGCAAGGGCATAAGGACGGCACCAAGGGACGCGCTCATAGCCGAATCCAGCGAGAAGGGGAAATCCGGGAAGTCCTTCGGCTTTCACAGGATGATGGACACGCTTGGGGCGGTAGCTGGACCCCTAGCGGCCATAGCCGTCCTTGAACTTCTGAAAGATCTCCCAAAGGAGACCATGTACCGCTACGTCTTCCTGCTTTCAGCGGTTCCGGGACTGATTTCGCTCCTCGTCATAGTCCTCTTCGTCAGGGACAGGGGGAGTGAGGTCAAAAAGAAGATAAAGGGCATATCCGCGCTGAGGGGCAGAAGCCTGCAGCTCTTCCTCGCGGTTGTCGCCATCGGGGCCCTCGGGAGGTACAGCTACGCCTTCACCCTCTGGAAGGCCCAGGAGCTTGGCTTTACCGTCGTCCAGGGGATAGCCTTCTACGCTCTCTTCAACCTCATCTACGCCCTCTCGGCATACCCCCTCGGAGTTGTCTCGGACAGCTTTGGGAAGAAGAGGCTGATTACCATAGGTTTCGCCGTTGCGGCGCTGGCTTCTCTGGCCTTCGCCTACGCGAAGGATCTGCCCACATTAATGGGTGCCTTCGTCCTCTACGGCATTTACATAGCGATAGAGGACACGATTCCGAGGGCATACATGGCCGACTTAGCCGGAGAGCACGAGAAGGGAACGGTGATAGGGGCCTACCACACCGTCTTCGGTGTCTTTGTCTTCCCGGCCTCCGTGATAGCCGGCTGGCTGTGGCAGACGCGCTCCCTTGAGCTGGCCTTCCTGTACTCCACCCTGATGAATGCCCTAGCTTTTGTCATGATGTTTTTCGTTCCCGAATCAGATTGACATTCTTTCCATTTTTATGCCGATTTTCAGCAGGATTTTGTCAAAAAGACTAA carries:
- a CDS encoding glutamate--tRNA ligase; translation: MEMEEIILKYALINAYTHNGKANPKAVIGKVLGENPELRPRAREIIPLVNEVVEKVNALSLEEQEAKLREIYPEFFEAKKEKKEEKKGLPPLPRAEKGKVVTRFAPNPDGVFHLGNARAAILSHEYARLYGGKFILRFDDTDPKVKRPEPKFYEWIKEDLEWLGMRPDEIHIASDRLELYYSYAEKLLEMGRAYVCTCKPEKFRELRDKGVACPHREEPPEVQLERWRKMLNGEYKEGEAVVRIKTDLKHPNPAVRDWPALRIIDEPNHPRTGNKYRVWPLYNFASAIDDHELGVTHIFRGQEHAENETRQRYLYEYLGWEYPVAVHHGRLSIEGVVLSKSKTRKGIEEGKYLGWDDPRLGTIRALKRRGIRPEAIRELIVEVGLKTSDTTISWDNLAAINRRIIEPIANRYFFVADPIPMYIEGAREFVAEIPLHPDHPERGKRRLKFEPGKPLYVSKDDMELFKPGNFVRLKDLFNVEILEASEEGIKARFHSVEYEVARENRWRMVHWVTEGKPCEVLVPEGDELIIREGLLESDADVKVDEVVQFERFGFVRIDEVGEKVVAIFAHR
- the dnaG gene encoding DNA primase DnaG produces the protein MKRKKVVVQHLIEKTAKHARRKEGGNMAGKDEFGTTKYVVYAEFEANGVVERPDVVGAIFGQTEGLLGDDLDLRELQKTGRIGRIKVDVHTKAGKTYGTITVPSSLDRVETAILAAALETIDRVGPAEARIRVIRIEDVRATKRKYIVERAKEILEGMMQQEIPESQELTDEVKKAVRAKELIEFGPEKLPAGPHVPFSDSIIVVEGRADVLNLLKHGIKNAIAVEGTSIPETIIKLSKERIVTAFTDGDRGGELILKELLQVADVDYVARAPQGKEVEELTKKEIVKSLRSKVPAEQVINEIFYKGKDFYEVMREKNREREEKEARPLIQPQPAQPVKMAPREEPKPQPKPEPKREERIVKPIQRAPSGELNRFSDFIEKVKSNGSAILLGENGDVVAEVPVRDLLSTLGEKEGINAVIFNGIITQRLIDIVSEKGVKYLVGARKANVVRRPIDLKILTFAE
- a CDS encoding toprim domain-containing protein yields the protein MLPENYKRFECLIGKLRDFGGVIIVEGRRDEVALRNLGVETGIIRLSRLPLAEVALIASQYHEVMILTDLDRKGEELARKLARYLEGYKCRVDTETREELKRIARKDIKGIEELAGLYEKVVSRF
- a CDS encoding DUF2240 family protein; protein product: MEVLKDAVTLKGSNEFQKRELVAILSFRLKAMTPAEAKELIAKAVEKGVIEERDDLLVVHAERAEGPVDVFDEMVEHIARSLGWSAEDVLEELEEFSKRYGALDRKLVLYLLGVEKGVDMSGFKERLD
- a CDS encoding PaaI family thioesterase → MMQRTHRLTSPELVGKPVKVGPPEAEVELLTTEEMAVDEYGLVHGGFTFGLADYAAMLAVNEPTVVLGKAEVKFLKPVKVGEKLRARAKIGEDLGRKKLVNAEVLNEAGEKVFEGTFHCYVLEKHVLE
- a CDS encoding PadR family transcriptional regulator, with amino-acid sequence MMKRVILGFMGIHVLHHASKGEVTGKFMMEELGRHGYKTSPGTIYPLLHRMEDMGLLRSRTEVRNGRRVRLYRATPKGERLLEEAKERIRELCTEILGE
- a CDS encoding MFS transporter, yielding MENGEKGETGRKIFGISWNVFLLGIVSFLNDMSSEMINPIVPSYLTNVLKEGQLVSGSVMGAIESMSSLFKVAFGYVSDHFRKRKAFVFAGYALSTLAKGTLAFTRSWWDFLSLRALDRVGKGIRTAPRDALIAESSEKGKSGKSFGFHRMMDTLGAVAGPLAAIAVLELLKDLPKETMYRYVFLLSAVPGLISLLVIVLFVRDRGSEVKKKIKGISALRGRSLQLFLAVVAIGALGRYSYAFTLWKAQELGFTVVQGIAFYALFNLIYALSAYPLGVVSDSFGKKRLITIGFAVAALASLAFAYAKDLPTLMGAFVLYGIYIAIEDTIPRAYMADLAGEHEKGTVIGAYHTVFGVFVFPASVIAGWLWQTRSLELAFLYSTLMNALAFVMMFFVPESD